From Pseudomonadota bacterium, the proteins below share one genomic window:
- the pcaF gene encoding 3-oxoadipyl-CoA thiolase: MPEAFICDAVRTPFGRFGGALSSVRADDLAVVPLKALMARHPKVDWSAVDDVIYGNVNQAGEDNRNVARMASLLAGLPETVSGVTVNRLCGSGLEAMAQAARLVRTGEADLVIAGGVESMSRAPFVMPKADQAFSRKAEIYDTTIGWRFVNPLMKKQFGVDAMPETAENLAEERQISRQDQDAYAWRSQQRAAKAMAGGLLDDELVPVEVPQRKRDAIVVNTDEHPRGDTDLDKLARLPAPFRDGGTVTAGNASGVNDGAGAMLIASENALAAHGLEPLARIAGAATAGVAPRIMGIGPAPAMRKLLDRHGVALGDVGVIELNEAFAAQVLAVTRDLGLADDAEHVNPNGGAIAYGHPLGASGIRLAATATYEMRRRNERYAAVTMCIGVGQGIAALLEQV, encoded by the coding sequence ATGCCAGAGGCGTTTATCTGTGATGCCGTGCGCACACCGTTCGGGCGCTTCGGTGGCGCGTTGTCGTCAGTACGTGCCGACGATCTGGCCGTCGTACCGCTCAAGGCATTGATGGCGCGTCATCCCAAGGTCGACTGGTCGGCGGTCGACGACGTTATCTACGGCAACGTCAACCAGGCCGGCGAAGACAACCGCAATGTCGCGCGCATGGCATCGCTGCTTGCCGGTCTCCCGGAGACGGTCTCAGGCGTCACGGTTAACCGCTTGTGCGGGTCCGGCCTCGAAGCGATGGCGCAGGCCGCCCGTTTGGTTCGTACCGGCGAGGCGGATCTTGTCATCGCCGGCGGGGTTGAGAGCATGTCGCGCGCGCCGTTCGTCATGCCCAAGGCCGACCAGGCGTTCTCGCGCAAGGCCGAGATCTACGACACGACAATCGGCTGGCGTTTCGTCAATCCGCTGATGAAAAAGCAGTTCGGCGTCGATGCCATGCCCGAGACGGCGGAGAACCTGGCCGAGGAGCGGCAGATCAGCCGCCAGGATCAGGACGCCTATGCCTGGCGCAGCCAACAACGCGCGGCCAAGGCCATGGCCGGTGGCCTGCTGGATGACGAACTGGTCCCGGTTGAGGTGCCCCAGCGCAAGCGCGACGCGATCGTCGTCAATACCGACGAGCACCCGCGCGGCGATACAGACCTCGATAAGCTCGCACGTCTACCGGCGCCGTTTCGCGATGGCGGCACGGTGACGGCCGGTAACGCATCGGGCGTCAACGATGGCGCGGGCGCGATGCTGATCGCGTCGGAAAACGCGCTGGCGGCACACGGACTGGAACCGCTGGCCCGCATTGCCGGCGCGGCGACCGCCGGCGTGGCGCCGCGCATCATGGGCATCGGCCCGGCACCGGCAATGCGCAAACTGCTGGATCGCCACGGCGTGGCGCTCGGCGATGTCGGCGTCATCGAGCTGAACGAAGCGTTCGCCGCTCAGGTTCTGGCGGTGACACGAGATCTCGGGCTCGCTGACGATGCCGAACACGTCAATCCCAATGGCGGGGCGATCGCCTACGGCCATCCGCTGGGCGCAAGCGGTATCCGTCTTGCCGCGACGGCGACCTATGAAATGCGTCGGCGCAACGAACGTTACGCTGCCGTCACCATGTGCATCGGCGTCGGCCAGGGTATCGCCGCGCTGCTCGAACAGGTCTGA
- a CDS encoding glucose 1-dehydrogenase produces MGYASPEHKPEDESLQDKTVFVTGGAQGIGRAITVGCLAQGARVAVLDIDDEALRALGEETDAGDRLLGMTGANHDEARVAETIDQTMKHFGRLDGLVNNAAISRNRPVTELSLADWQDVIATNLTGAFICAKHAAPHLRLAKGAMVNLASTRAFMSEADTEAYSASKGGVFGLTHALAASLAPDVRVNCISPGWIATQAWQKPTKRSEPDLAREDHDQHWSGRVGEPQDIAGMALYLLSDAAGFITGSNITIDGGMTRKMIYV; encoded by the coding sequence ATGGGATATGCCTCGCCAGAGCACAAGCCGGAGGATGAGAGTTTGCAAGACAAGACGGTGTTCGTGACGGGTGGCGCGCAAGGTATCGGCAGAGCCATCACCGTGGGCTGCCTGGCGCAAGGCGCGCGGGTTGCCGTGCTGGATATTGACGACGAAGCGCTTCGGGCACTCGGCGAGGAAACCGATGCCGGCGACCGTCTGCTGGGCATGACCGGCGCCAACCACGACGAGGCGCGCGTCGCCGAGACGATCGACCAGACGATGAAACACTTCGGACGTCTCGACGGCCTCGTCAACAACGCCGCGATCAGCCGCAACCGACCGGTCACCGAGCTCAGCCTGGCCGATTGGCAGGATGTCATCGCGACCAACCTGACCGGCGCCTTCATCTGCGCCAAACATGCCGCGCCTCACCTGCGCTTGGCGAAAGGCGCCATGGTCAACCTCGCCTCGACTCGCGCGTTCATGTCGGAGGCCGACACCGAAGCCTATTCCGCATCGAAGGGCGGCGTCTTTGGCCTGACCCATGCGCTCGCAGCGAGCCTGGCGCCGGACGTGCGCGTCAATTGCATCAGCCCCGGCTGGATCGCGACACAAGCCTGGCAAAAACCGACCAAGCGTAGCGAGCCCGACCTGGCGCGCGAGGACCACGACCAGCATTGGAGCGGCCGGGTCGGCGAACCCCAGGACATTGCCGGCATGGCGCTTTACCTGTTGTCGGATGCCGCCGGTTTCATCACCGGCTCCAATATCACGATCGACGGCGGCATGACTCGGAAGATGATCTACGTTTAG
- a CDS encoding Lrp/AsnC family transcriptional regulator, which produces MDRFDRRILENLQHDGRATNVELASQVGLSPSPCLRRVRELEKAGVIRQYVALLEPSEVGIGVSVFAQVSLERQIEALLEAFEEAVRARPEVVECYLMTGDHDYLLRIVVPDLNAYRSFVLDHLSKAPGVSNIRSSFALKQVKYSTALPLDHMDVPV; this is translated from the coding sequence ATGGACCGGTTCGATCGCAGAATTCTGGAGAACCTGCAGCACGATGGCCGTGCGACAAACGTGGAGCTGGCCAGCCAGGTCGGCTTGTCGCCGTCGCCCTGCCTGCGGCGGGTGCGCGAACTGGAGAAAGCGGGCGTCATCCGCCAATACGTCGCGCTTCTGGAGCCGTCCGAGGTCGGCATCGGCGTCAGCGTGTTTGCCCAGGTCTCGCTGGAACGTCAGATTGAGGCTCTGCTCGAGGCTTTCGAGGAAGCCGTGCGCGCCAGGCCTGAGGTCGTCGAGTGTTATCTGATGACCGGCGATCACGATTATCTGCTGCGCATCGTCGTACCCGATCTCAACGCCTATCGCAGCTTCGTGCTGGATCATCTCTCGAAGGCGCCGGGTGTCTCTAACATTAGATCCAGTTTCGCGTTGAAGCAGGTGAAGTACTCGACCGCGCTGCCGCTCGATCACATGGACGTTCCTGTCTAG
- a CDS encoding leucyl aminopeptidase family protein, giving the protein MLSCFAADTPDALPIHLVGTGDLTSWLDAQPARLSTWVKDMGFDAKAGAWCGLPGIQGGLEGVVAGLGETPNVWTTGSLAHALPPGDYRLAPAPSQGASFYLGWALGAYRFARYRQAPRDAARLVLPEADAIDRAERIAEAVWMARDLINTPAEDMGPGDVAAAAADMAAVFNATFRVIEGDALLDANYPAIHAVGRASSRPPRLIDVTWGRAGAPAVTLVGKGVCIDTGGLNLKTAAGMLRMKKDMGGAAAVLAVARMVMGEGLDVHLRVLIPAVDNAVDGNAYRPMDVIRTRKGTAIEIGDTDAEGRVILADALAAASEETPDLVIDMATLTGAARVALGPDLPALFANDETISDGIIDLSHEIGDGMWPIPIWGDYREKMASSIADTNTIAGWPFADHIQAALFLETFVGTEVPWLHIDTLCWNLSDRPGRPKGADVQGARAVFEFLCRRYGGSS; this is encoded by the coding sequence ATGCTGTCTTGTTTCGCCGCCGATACGCCCGACGCGCTGCCGATCCATCTGGTTGGCACAGGCGACCTGACCAGTTGGTTGGACGCGCAACCGGCGCGTTTGTCGACCTGGGTCAAGGATATGGGTTTTGACGCCAAGGCCGGTGCGTGGTGCGGGCTGCCCGGCATACAGGGCGGGCTGGAAGGGGTCGTGGCTGGTCTGGGTGAGACACCGAATGTCTGGACCACCGGTAGTCTCGCGCACGCGTTGCCGCCGGGTGACTACCGCCTTGCGCCGGCGCCGTCGCAAGGCGCATCGTTCTATCTGGGCTGGGCGCTCGGTGCTTATCGTTTTGCACGCTATCGCCAAGCGCCACGTGACGCCGCGCGCCTGGTGCTGCCGGAGGCTGATGCGATCGACCGCGCCGAACGGATCGCCGAAGCGGTCTGGATGGCGCGTGATCTCATCAACACGCCGGCCGAAGACATGGGCCCCGGCGACGTGGCCGCTGCTGCCGCCGACATGGCGGCGGTCTTCAATGCGACTTTCCGTGTTATCGAGGGTGACGCGCTGCTGGATGCCAACTACCCGGCGATCCATGCGGTCGGGCGGGCCAGCAGCCGGCCGCCACGGCTCATCGACGTGACGTGGGGCAGGGCCGGCGCGCCGGCGGTGACGCTGGTCGGCAAGGGTGTGTGTATCGACACCGGCGGTCTGAACTTGAAGACCGCCGCGGGCATGCTGCGCATGAAGAAGGATATGGGTGGGGCCGCCGCGGTCCTGGCGGTAGCGCGCATGGTGATGGGCGAGGGGCTCGATGTGCATCTGCGCGTTCTGATTCCCGCGGTCGATAACGCGGTGGATGGCAACGCCTATCGTCCGATGGATGTCATCAGGACGCGCAAGGGCACGGCCATCGAGATCGGCGATACCGATGCTGAAGGCCGCGTCATCCTGGCCGACGCGTTGGCTGCCGCGTCCGAAGAGACACCGGACCTGGTGATCGACATGGCGACGCTGACGGGGGCGGCGCGTGTCGCCCTTGGTCCCGACCTGCCGGCGCTCTTTGCCAACGACGAGACGATCTCGGACGGTATCATCGATCTGTCGCACGAGATCGGCGACGGCATGTGGCCGATCCCGATCTGGGGCGACTACCGCGAGAAGATGGCAAGTAGCATTGCCGATACCAACACGATCGCGGGGTGGCCCTTCGCCGATCACATTCAAGCAGCGCTGTTTCTTGAGACGTTTGTCGGCACCGAGGTGCCGTGGCTTCATATCGACACGCTCTGCTGGAACCTGAGCGATCGCCCGGGCAGGCCAAAGGGCGCCGACGTCCAGGGCGCACGGGCCGTGTTCGAATTCTTGTGTCGCCGCTATGGAGGTTCGTCATGA
- a CDS encoding 16S rRNA methyltransferase has product MIAEPRQAVITDLRKSAKYATLCEPTLERIAVWAIARHPRPKDAAKAAKRKLHQVFGAYLDPGAVALAERAVDELGDSPDKAALAQAADAILRHHASSKERLAGLGSFYRALWQVTGAPASVLDIACGFSPFALPMMGLPAECRYDAIDIDTRLMAVAERFRALYGQPGRIEAGDVLVDPPEKDADVALVLKTLPCLDQQETGAGARLLRQIKARTIVVTYPVRSLGGRDKNMAATYRDSFAKVTAGLGRRVDEIEGEDELVFVLTQL; this is encoded by the coding sequence ATGATTGCCGAACCTCGTCAGGCGGTCATCACTGACCTCCGCAAAAGTGCCAAGTACGCCACCCTATGCGAGCCAACCCTCGAACGGATCGCCGTCTGGGCGATTGCCCGTCACCCGCGTCCGAAAGACGCGGCTAAGGCCGCCAAACGCAAGCTGCATCAAGTGTTTGGCGCCTACCTTGACCCCGGCGCCGTCGCCTTGGCGGAGCGGGCCGTGGATGAGCTGGGTGACAGTCCGGACAAGGCCGCCCTCGCCCAGGCAGCCGATGCCATCCTGCGCCACCACGCGTCCAGCAAGGAGCGCCTCGCCGGCCTGGGCAGCTTCTACAGGGCGCTCTGGCAAGTCACCGGAGCGCCCGCCAGCGTGCTCGACATTGCCTGTGGCTTCTCGCCCTTTGCCCTGCCGATGATGGGCCTGCCGGCCGAATGCCGTTATGACGCCATTGATATCGACACCCGTCTGATGGCCGTCGCCGAGCGATTTCGCGCCCTCTACGGGCAGCCTGGCCGTATCGAGGCAGGCGACGTCCTGGTCGACCCACCGGAAAAAGACGCCGATGTCGCGTTGGTTCTGAAGACCCTGCCCTGCCTGGATCAGCAGGAAACCGGCGCCGGCGCTCGCCTTTTGCGACAGATCAAGGCGCGAACCATCGTCGTCACCTATCCTGTGCGCTCCCTTGGCGGACGCGACAAGAATATGGCGGCGACCTATCGCGACAGCTTCGCCAAGGTGACGGCTGGCCTGGGTCGGCGGGTCGATGAGATCGAGGGCGAAGACGAGCTGGTCTTCGTGCTGACACAATTATGA
- a CDS encoding 1-deoxy-D-xylulose-5-phosphate synthase N-terminal domain-containing protein, with the protein MSVTPIRAGIVPPSTALDADELACLSALERKILWLASWMIHNANHLRPKRDGLKVGGHQASCASMVQIMTALYFHVLKPEDRVAVKPHASPVFHAIQYLLGHQEREPLEKFRALGGVQAYPSRTKDNDDVDFSTGSVGLGVAMTSFSALVQDYLAMKEMLPKGVEPGRMIALVGDAELDEGNIYEALLESWKHQIRNVWWIIDYNRQSLDSVVSDELFGRIEGFFEAVGWEITILKYGKKQEAAFAQPGGEALRDWIADCPNDLYSALCFKGGAAWREHLNDVFKPKTATAKLIAQYDDEGLHALMTNLAGHDLETLIEAFDAVDDDRPRCFLAYTIKGNGLPLAGHKDNHAGLMSPEQMESFRTQMAVPEGEEWDRFAGLDIDGNELQAFLDEVAFAKAFPRRHDAPTIAIPEELVVGGGSSSMSTQEAFGRILNEIARDEDELARHIVTTSPDVTVSTNLGPWVNRRHLFDRRDRDDVFRKENVMSAQTWTKSQKGQHIELGIAENNLFILLASLGLSHSLFGTRLLPVGTLYDPFIARGLDALNYACYQDARFMLVATPSGISLSPEGGAHQSVMTPLIGIGQPGLSSFEPAFADELAVMMRWGFVHMQEADGGSVYLRLSTRPIEQIAREMTGRLAADILAGGYWLVEPAPDTEIAVVCSGAVTPEALAAVEALREDIPGVGLLAVTSADRLMAEWHGARRQRRAGHNPGVSHVETLLSRLPAHAGLITVLDGHPATLSWMAGVGRHKTQSLGVETFGQSADIIDLYRVAGIDTDAIVDAAARLCLTA; encoded by the coding sequence ATGAGCGTCACGCCCATTCGCGCTGGTATTGTCCCACCCTCGACCGCGCTTGATGCCGATGAACTGGCATGCCTTAGCGCTCTTGAGCGGAAAATCCTGTGGCTGGCGAGTTGGATGATCCACAACGCCAACCACCTGCGCCCCAAGCGCGATGGCCTGAAGGTCGGCGGTCACCAGGCGTCCTGCGCCTCGATGGTCCAGATCATGACCGCGCTCTATTTCCACGTCCTGAAGCCGGAGGACCGCGTCGCGGTCAAGCCCCATGCGAGCCCGGTGTTCCACGCGATCCAGTATCTGCTGGGTCACCAGGAACGCGAGCCCTTGGAAAAGTTCCGCGCGCTCGGTGGCGTGCAGGCCTATCCCTCGCGCACCAAGGACAACGACGACGTCGACTTCTCGACCGGCTCGGTCGGGCTGGGTGTCGCTATGACCTCGTTCTCGGCGCTGGTCCAGGACTACCTGGCGATGAAGGAGATGCTGCCCAAGGGTGTCGAACCGGGCCGCATGATCGCGCTCGTTGGCGATGCGGAACTCGACGAAGGCAATATCTACGAGGCGCTGCTGGAAAGCTGGAAACACCAGATCCGCAACGTCTGGTGGATCATCGACTATAACCGCCAGAGCCTGGACAGCGTCGTCTCCGACGAGCTCTTTGGCCGCATCGAAGGGTTCTTCGAGGCCGTCGGCTGGGAAATCACGATCCTGAAGTACGGCAAGAAGCAGGAAGCGGCCTTCGCCCAGCCCGGCGGCGAGGCGTTGAGGGACTGGATCGCCGACTGCCCAAACGATCTCTATTCAGCGCTCTGCTTCAAGGGCGGCGCGGCCTGGCGCGAGCACCTGAACGACGTCTTCAAGCCGAAGACGGCGACCGCCAAGCTGATTGCCCAGTACGACGATGAAGGGCTGCATGCCCTGATGACGAACCTGGCCGGCCACGACCTGGAGACGCTGATCGAGGCCTTCGACGCGGTCGACGACGACAGGCCGCGCTGTTTTCTGGCCTACACCATCAAGGGCAACGGCCTGCCGCTGGCCGGCCACAAGGACAATCACGCGGGCCTTATGAGTCCGGAGCAGATGGAGAGCTTCCGGACCCAGATGGCTGTGCCGGAAGGCGAGGAATGGGACCGTTTCGCCGGCTTGGACATCGATGGCAATGAGCTCCAGGCGTTTCTGGACGAGGTCGCGTTCGCCAAGGCCTTTCCGCGCCGTCACGACGCGCCGACGATTGCGATCCCCGAGGAACTCGTGGTCGGCGGCGGCAGCTCCAGCATGTCGACCCAGGAGGCGTTCGGCCGGATACTCAACGAGATCGCCCGCGACGAGGACGAATTGGCGCGCCACATCGTGACGACCTCGCCTGATGTCACGGTCTCGACCAACCTGGGGCCCTGGGTCAACCGGCGCCATCTGTTCGACCGGCGCGACCGGGACGACGTATTCCGTAAGGAAAACGTCATGTCGGCCCAGACCTGGACGAAATCCCAGAAAGGTCAGCATATCGAGTTGGGCATCGCCGAGAACAACCTGTTCATTCTGCTGGCCTCGCTGGGTCTGTCGCACAGTCTGTTCGGCACCCGCCTCCTGCCGGTCGGTACGCTCTACGACCCCTTCATCGCCCGTGGTCTCGATGCGTTGAACTATGCGTGTTACCAGGACGCACGCTTCATGCTGGTGGCCACACCGTCGGGCATCAGCCTATCGCCGGAGGGCGGCGCGCATCAGTCGGTCATGACGCCCCTGATTGGCATCGGGCAGCCTGGCCTCTCTTCCTTTGAGCCGGCGTTTGCCGACGAACTGGCCGTTATGATGCGCTGGGGATTCGTCCACATGCAGGAGGCGGACGGCGGCTCGGTTTACCTGCGGCTGTCAACCCGTCCGATCGAACAGATAGCGCGGGAGATGACCGGTCGGCTGGCGGCCGACATCCTGGCCGGCGGCTATTGGCTGGTCGAACCGGCCCCGGATACGGAAATCGCCGTCGTGTGCTCTGGCGCGGTGACACCCGAAGCACTCGCCGCGGTCGAGGCGCTGCGCGAAGACATCCCCGGTGTCGGCCTCTTGGCCGTGACCTCGGCGGATCGCCTGATGGCCGAATGGCACGGTGCGCGGCGCCAGCGGCGCGCCGGCCACAATCCCGGCGTCAGCCATGTCGAGACCCTGCTTTCGCGCCTGCCCGCCCATGCCGGCCTGATCACGGTCCTGGATGGCCATCCCGCGACGCTGTCGTGGATGGCCGGCGTCGGCCGCCACAAGACCCAGTCCCTTGGCGTCGAGACCTTCGGTCAGTCGGCGGATATCATCGACCTCTACCGGGTCGCCGGCATCGACACCGATGCCATCGTGGACGCCGCCGCCAGACTCTGCCTGACCGCCTGA
- a CDS encoding leucyl aminopeptidase family protein encodes MDCFAAAGDEVVPLILLTPERLGEWLEAASARDAAWVRANKFEAKEHTHLLIPSASGDVEQVLVGVGGGSNVFSLGSLPGALPANLVYDVDGALGSSEANDLALGWALGSYRFTRYRDAEPCARLTIPGEASEERVTAMAESLCLGRDLINTPAEDMGPEELAEAAEGLADRCGATCEITVGDELLTHNYPSIHTVGRASHRPPRLIDIRWGDKAAPKLTLVGKGVCFDSGGLDLKPASGMKLMKKDMGGSASVLALAGMIMRLGLKVRLRVLVPAVENSVAGNAYRPLDVITTRKGITIEIGNTDAEGRVIMCDALAEASTEKPDLLIDMATLTGAARVALGPDLPAFFCNDDDLADTIRRAGADHMDPAWRLPLWQPYQKMIKGDVADINNAGSGPGAGAITAALFLQHFVDDGIPWAHFDIMGWNLSGRPGRPAGGEPMAVRGLFAMLEERYGR; translated from the coding sequence ATGGACTGCTTTGCCGCAGCCGGGGACGAGGTTGTCCCACTCATTCTCCTGACGCCGGAGCGGTTGGGGGAGTGGCTGGAGGCTGCCTCCGCGCGCGATGCCGCGTGGGTCCGCGCCAACAAGTTTGAAGCCAAGGAACACACCCATCTCTTGATCCCGTCGGCCAGCGGTGATGTCGAACAGGTGCTGGTCGGCGTGGGCGGCGGCAGCAATGTCTTTTCTCTCGGGAGCCTGCCGGGCGCGCTGCCGGCGAACCTGGTCTACGACGTCGACGGTGCGCTCGGCTCCAGCGAGGCGAACGATCTGGCGCTCGGTTGGGCGCTGGGCAGCTACCGTTTCACGCGCTACCGCGACGCCGAGCCGTGTGCGAGACTGACGATCCCCGGTGAAGCCAGCGAAGAACGGGTGACCGCCATGGCCGAGAGCCTCTGTTTGGGTCGCGACCTCATCAACACACCGGCGGAAGACATGGGGCCGGAGGAACTTGCCGAGGCGGCGGAGGGGCTCGCCGATCGCTGCGGCGCGACGTGCGAGATTACGGTCGGCGACGAGTTGCTGACCCACAACTACCCGTCGATCCACACAGTCGGCCGGGCAAGCCATCGGCCCCCGCGCCTCATCGACATTCGTTGGGGCGACAAAGCTGCACCCAAGCTGACCCTGGTCGGCAAGGGCGTGTGTTTTGATTCAGGCGGCCTGGACCTGAAGCCGGCTAGCGGCATGAAGCTCATGAAGAAGGATATGGGCGGCAGCGCCAGTGTGCTCGCTCTGGCCGGCATGATCATGCGGCTAGGCCTGAAGGTGCGGTTACGGGTCTTGGTGCCGGCCGTCGAGAACAGTGTCGCGGGCAACGCCTACCGCCCGCTTGATGTCATCACGACGCGCAAGGGCATCACCATCGAAATCGGCAACACCGACGCGGAAGGTCGCGTCATCATGTGCGACGCGCTGGCCGAAGCATCGACCGAGAAGCCCGATCTGCTGATCGATATGGCGACGCTCACCGGTGCCGCGCGTGTCGCACTTGGTCCCGACCTGCCGGCTTTTTTCTGCAATGACGACGACCTAGCCGACACCATCCGCAGAGCTGGCGCCGACCACATGGATCCCGCCTGGCGCTTGCCGCTCTGGCAGCCCTATCAGAAGATGATCAAAGGCGACGTCGCCGACATCAACAACGCGGGCTCAGGCCCAGGCGCGGGCGCTATCACCGCGGCGCTGTTCCTGCAGCACTTTGTCGATGACGGGATCCCGTGGGCGCACTTCGACATCATGGGATGGAACCTCAGCGGCCGGCCCGGCCGTCCGGCAGGCGGTGAGCCGATGGCCGTGCGCGGCTTGTTCGCCATGTTGGAAGAACGCTACGGGCGATAG
- a CDS encoding DUF1203 domain-containing protein has product MTIRFEALPTEAVRLLQNGGTDAYGHAPDRRLSDGVGVPCRHCLRNIEAGDRYLVMAYRPFESLQPYAETGPIFLHAEPCARAQPSDAPPPILSSPNYIVRGYDADEEIMYGTGTVVPTDGIAARAEELLTNDEVAFVHVRSASNNCFQCRIDRG; this is encoded by the coding sequence ATGACCATTCGATTTGAAGCCTTGCCCACCGAAGCCGTCAGACTTCTGCAAAACGGCGGAACGGACGCCTATGGCCATGCACCCGACCGCCGCCTGTCCGACGGTGTCGGCGTTCCCTGTCGCCATTGCCTGCGGAACATTGAAGCGGGTGACCGGTATCTCGTCATGGCTTACCGCCCTTTCGAATCGCTTCAGCCCTACGCTGAGACCGGGCCGATCTTTCTGCATGCCGAACCCTGCGCACGCGCCCAACCCAGCGATGCGCCGCCACCAATCCTGTCCAGCCCCAACTACATCGTGCGGGGTTACGATGCGGATGAGGAGATCATGTATGGCACGGGTACGGTCGTACCGACCGACGGCATCGCCGCGCGGGCGGAAGAGCTGCTAACCAACGACGAGGTCGCTTTCGTCCATGTGCGGTCGGCAAGCAATAACTGTTTCCAGTGCCGCATCGATCGCGGATGA
- a CDS encoding thermonuclease family protein, whose translation MMRALAFAAVLAPSLAFAGLSGPATVVDGDTLGLNGEEISLYGIDALEITQSCSVDDEAWFCGWDAADRLEEIIGGRDVSCEPMGTGTEGESLYRCMAGEDDLAGLMLDEGLAITAADTDDDYVVRETAASEAGTGIWAGTFVEPQVYRDGGGCGCSARKKAMQETAAYMKEQRETEAEETEASN comes from the coding sequence ATGATGCGCGCATTGGCGTTTGCCGCCGTTCTTGCACCGTCACTTGCCTTTGCCGGCCTCTCCGGCCCGGCCACCGTGGTCGACGGTGATACCCTGGGCCTCAACGGCGAGGAGATCTCGCTTTACGGCATCGACGCGTTGGAGATCACCCAGTCCTGCTCGGTCGACGACGAAGCCTGGTTCTGCGGCTGGGACGCCGCCGACCGGCTGGAAGAAATCATCGGGGGACGCGACGTCAGTTGCGAGCCGATGGGAACCGGCACCGAGGGCGAATCGCTCTATCGCTGCATGGCCGGCGAGGACGACTTGGCCGGCTTGATGCTGGACGAAGGTCTGGCCATTACCGCCGCCGATACCGATGACGATTACGTCGTTCGCGAAACCGCGGCGTCGGAAGCGGGCACCGGCATCTGGGCCGGCACGTTCGTCGAGCCACAGGTCTATCGCGACGGCGGCGGCTGCGGTTGCTCGGCACGCAAGAAGGCCATGCAGGAAACCGCGGCCTACATGAAAGAGCAGCGCGAGACCGAGGCCGAGGAAACCGAAGCCTCCAATTGA
- a CDS encoding SDR family oxidoreductase: MIAFDGKVVLVTGGARGIGAATVRARAGAGARVVIHYVRNREAAAALAAEFGNGSTHLVQGDLADPAATEAIWSEALAWQGHIDVLVNNAGIYEPADPDGDLDAFLASWDRTLRVNLTAAAQLCRHAVSHFRTRGGGTIVNVASRAAFRGDDYDRMNYAASKGGLVALTRSIARKCAHWDVLAYTVAPGFVATDMVDDIIEQDGMDDMIKDVPLGAIAPAEDVGNTIAFLASGLASHATGTTVDINGASHIR; this comes from the coding sequence ATGATTGCGTTTGACGGCAAGGTCGTCCTGGTGACCGGCGGCGCGCGGGGCATTGGTGCCGCCACCGTGCGTGCGAGGGCGGGCGCCGGCGCCCGCGTCGTCATTCATTACGTCCGCAATCGCGAAGCCGCTGCCGCGCTGGCGGCAGAGTTTGGGAACGGGTCGACCCATCTCGTCCAGGGCGATTTGGCGGACCCGGCGGCGACGGAGGCGATCTGGTCCGAAGCGCTCGCCTGGCAGGGTCACATCGATGTGCTGGTCAACAATGCCGGCATCTACGAACCCGCCGATCCGGACGGCGACCTCGATGCCTTCCTGGCGTCGTGGGACCGCACATTGCGGGTCAACCTGACGGCGGCAGCCCAGCTATGCCGTCACGCCGTCAGCCATTTTCGAACGCGCGGTGGCGGCACCATCGTCAACGTCGCGAGCCGGGCGGCGTTCCGTGGCGATGACTATGACCGCATGAACTACGCGGCGTCCAAAGGCGGTCTTGTCGCGCTCACCCGATCGATCGCGCGCAAGTGCGCCCACTGGGACGTGCTCGCCTATACGGTGGCGCCGGGTTTTGTCGCGACCGACATGGTCGACGACATCATCGAGCAGGACGGCATGGACGACATGATCAAGGACGTGCCGCTGGGTGCCATCGCACCGGCGGAGGATGTCGGCAACACCATTGCGTTCCTGGCCAGCGGACTGGCGTCGCACGCGACCGGCACGACCGTCGACATCAACGGCGCGTCGCACATCAGATAG